From a region of the uncultured Desulfatiglans sp. genome:
- a CDS encoding conserved hypothetical protein (Evidence 4 : Unknown function but conserved in other organisms), protein MPKQPARSRQIKTEMARVFSEMDAKTCRAFIASLAPRTAVNPLFSLLLHPVPLVKWRAVQGFGIVAERIAREDMEGARTILRRMMWQLNDESGGIGWGCPEGMGEIVAVHAGLAVEFHQVLISYIREDGNFLEYGPLRRGALWGVGRAAETRADLMQKATEPLLGFCQSDDAEECALAARALGQLSASSALSLLESLRADAREVLLFLEGTLRPWRVGEVAREAVERVRRASAEKHA, encoded by the coding sequence ATGCCAAAGCAGCCCGCCCGCTCCAGACAGATCAAGACCGAAATGGCGCGTGTATTCAGCGAGATGGATGCAAAGACCTGCCGGGCGTTCATCGCGTCTCTCGCTCCGCGCACAGCCGTGAACCCCCTTTTTTCGCTGCTTCTTCATCCCGTGCCGCTTGTGAAGTGGCGGGCGGTTCAGGGATTCGGTATCGTTGCCGAGCGTATAGCCAGGGAAGATATGGAAGGGGCCAGGACGATCCTTCGCCGGATGATGTGGCAGTTGAACGACGAATCGGGCGGTATCGGGTGGGGGTGTCCGGAAGGCATGGGTGAGATCGTTGCCGTCCACGCCGGTCTGGCCGTGGAATTCCACCAGGTTTTGATCTCTTATATCCGGGAAGATGGAAATTTCCTCGAATACGGCCCGTTGCGCAGGGGTGCGCTCTGGGGCGTAGGCCGGGCTGCGGAGACGAGGGCGGATTTGATGCAGAAGGCAACGGAGCCTCTTCTCGGTTTCTGCCAAAGCGACGATGCCGAGGAATGCGCGCTGGCGGCGAGGGCCCTCGGACAGTTGTCGGCCTCTTCTGCACTGTCCCTGCTCGAGTCGCTCCGGGCCGATGCCCGTGAAGTGTTGCTGTTTCTGGAGGGTACGCTGCGTCCCTGGCGTGTGGGGGAAGTGGCGCGGGAGGCCGTCGAGCGCGTGCGCCGTGCGTCCGCCGAAAAACATGCATAA
- a CDS encoding hypothetical protein (Evidence 5 : Unknown function), with product MFFGGRTAHALDGLPRHFPHTPGTQRTLQKQQHFTGIGPERLEQGQCRRGRQLSEGPRRQRAFLGIVALAETEKRLRCLLHQIRPRLRSPAYAPERTPAQRAVFEEISIFPDIRDQNLVEFHGQTGVDGNDLTHAFRTPPPDTARFVVQLPHHPAKDRPGPFHIFPGYTLGNDTESLNRPPLHKRHGMKKQRKKGVHGCARSERRDERPAGLCIHLAEYTRHFGLDLSGAGGLLWHGFGIHIETSLIGPEWFLGLRGLQHIFDTLEELVQGEGLRKYLTGTQRLGQVKIGLGTQLTSAGYGDNLDCGKVPAQIANCFDAFFSGHENIRNHQIGRILTVPRDPYVPVIGIIHVVALHFQELSQHGPDLVVVVYNQNARHGLVAFLRSHLFDIHISTVSG from the coding sequence ATGTTTTTCGGCGGACGCACGGCGCACGCGCTCGACGGCCTCCCGCGCCACTTCCCCCACACGCCAGGGACGCAGCGTACCCTCCAGAAACAGCAACACTTCACGGGCATCGGCCCGGAGCGACTCGAGCAGGGACAGTGCAGAAGAGGCCGACAACTGTCCGAGGGCCCTCGCCGCCAGCGCGCATTCCTCGGCATCGTCGCTTTGGCAGAAACCGAGAAGAGGCTCCGTTGCCTTCTGCATCAAATCCGCCCTCGTCTCCGCAGCCCGGCCTACGCCCCAGAGCGCACCCCTGCGCAACGGGCCGTATTCGAGGAAATTTCCATCTTCCCGGATATAAGAGATCAAAACCTGGTGGAATTCCACGGCCAGACCGGCGTGGACGGCAACGATCTCACCCATGCCTTCCGGACACCCCCACCCGATACCGCCCGATTCGTCGTTCAACTGCCACATCATCCGGCGAAGGATCGTCCTGGCCCCTTCCATATCTTCCCTGGCTATACGCTCGGCAACGATACCGAATCCCTGAACCGCCCGCCACTTCACAAGCGGCACGGGATGAAGAAGCAGCGAAAAAAGGGGGTTCACGGCTGTGCGCGGAGCGAGAGACGCGATGAACGCCCGGCAGGTCTTTGCATCCATCTCGCTGAATACACGCGCCATTTCGGTCTTGATCTGTCTGGAGCGGGCGGGCTGCTTTGGCATGGGTTCGGGATTCACATCGAGACCAGCCTGATCGGTCCTGAGTGGTTTCTGGGATTAAGAGGCCTCCAACACATCTTCGACACCCTGGAGGAACTCGTTCAAGGCGAAGGGCTTCGTAAATATCTTACGGGCACCCAGCGCCTCGGCCAGGTGAAGATAGGTCTCGGGACCCAGTTGACCTCCGCCGGATATGGCGATAATCTTGACTGCGGGAAAGTCCCGGCGCAGATCGCGAATTGTTTCGATGCCTTCTTTTCCGGGCATGAGAACATCCGTAATCACCAGATCGGCCGGATTTTGACGGTACCGCGCGATCCCTACGTTCCCGTCATCGGCATCATCCACGTCGTAGCCCTTCATTTCCAGGAACTGTCTCAACATGGACCGGATCTGGTCGTCGTCGTCTATAATCAAAATGCGCGGCATGGCCTCGTTGCTTTCCTGAGATCTCACCTATTTGATATCCATATTTCAACCGTTTCAGGATAG
- a CDS encoding Response regulator receiver protein: MRSQESNEAMPRILIIDDDDQIRSMLRQFLEMKGYDVDDADDGNVGIARYRQNPADLVITDVLMPGKEGIETIRDLRRDFPAVKIIAISGGGQLGPETYLHLAEALGARKIFTKPFALNEFLQGVEDVLEAS, encoded by the coding sequence GTGAGATCTCAGGAAAGCAACGAGGCCATGCCGCGCATTTTGATTATAGACGACGACGACCAGATCCGGTCCATGTTGAGACAGTTCCTGGAAATGAAGGGCTACGACGTGGATGATGCCGATGACGGGAACGTAGGGATCGCGCGGTACCGTCAAAATCCGGCCGATCTGGTGATTACGGATGTTCTCATGCCCGGAAAAGAAGGCATCGAAACAATTCGCGATCTGCGCCGGGACTTTCCCGCAGTCAAGATTATCGCCATATCCGGCGGAGGTCAACTGGGTCCCGAGACCTATCTTCACCTGGCCGAGGCGCTGGGTGCCCGTAAGATATTTACGAAGCCCTTCGCCTTGAACGAGTTCCTCCAGGGTGTCGAAGATGTGTTGGAGGCCTCTTAA
- a CDS encoding hypothetical protein (Evidence 5 : Unknown function), protein MISIFQPFQDSGLAEAGQAELGGAALSKHPGPCRDNPDKSAKGPLTTDWTGEYRVF, encoded by the coding sequence TTGATATCCATATTTCAACCGTTTCAGGATAGCGGCCTCGCCGAGGCGGGTCAAGCAGAATTGGGAGGGGCAGCCCTCTCAAAACATCCCGGCCCCTGCCGGGACAATCCGGACAAATCCGCCAAAGGCCCCTTGACAACCGATTGGACCGGGGAGTATAGGGTCTTTTAG
- a CDS encoding conserved hypothetical protein (Evidence 4 : Unknown function but conserved in other organisms), whose translation MGHLLIFSRNRSTVVERISPECMKSSCVLRDTFVDALVEVTVELPDLEITQVSHQVRRWKHPVGPEAEEMLQHAIGVRIGPGMLKIIQGLGGNQQRFRELFFMLEECCQAIILSFTKDVLVQSPRPTDADASRAFYNEMVRENIRLYNRCAAFAPGSPLVEGIDLAGNGAENS comes from the coding sequence ATGGGCCATCTGTTGATCTTTTCAAGAAACCGCTCCACCGTTGTCGAAAGAATCTCTCCTGAATGTATGAAATCATCCTGCGTCCTGCGGGACACCTTCGTCGATGCCCTCGTTGAAGTCACCGTCGAACTTCCAGACCTCGAAATCACACAAGTGAGCCACCAAGTCCGGCGATGGAAGCATCCTGTCGGACCAGAGGCAGAAGAGATGCTGCAGCACGCCATCGGCGTTCGGATAGGCCCGGGCATGCTGAAGATCATTCAGGGGCTCGGCGGAAATCAACAGAGATTTCGGGAGCTCTTCTTCATGCTCGAAGAATGCTGTCAGGCGATCATCCTTTCCTTTACGAAGGACGTTCTCGTGCAGTCACCCCGGCCGACGGACGCCGACGCCTCCAGGGCCTTTTACAACGAAATGGTAAGGGAAAACATCCGGCTGTACAACCGCTGCGCAGCCTTCGCCCCGGGCAGTCCTCTGGTGGAAGGCATCGACCTTGCCGGCAACGGGGCCGAGAACTCGTGA